Proteins encoded within one genomic window of [Enterobacter] lignolyticus SCF1:
- a CDS encoding dienelactone hydrolase family protein has translation MTQKTGFAPAASPLASTIVSTPEDAISSGETSIPSQGDNMPAFHARPKQATGPLPVVIVVQEIFGVHEHIRDICRRLALEGYLAIAPELYFRQGSPDDYADIPSLFSGLVSKVPDAQVLADLDHVASWASRNGGDAHRLLITGFCWGGRIAWLYAAHNPQLKAAVAWYGKLVGDKSLNSPKHPVDIAVELNAPVLGLYGGQDPSISLESVDTMRHALRAANAHADIIVYPEAGHAFNADYRPSYHEESAKDGWQRMLEWFARYGAKK, from the coding sequence ATGACTCAAAAAACGGGTTTTGCACCTGCGGCCTCTCCCCTGGCCTCGACCATCGTCAGTACCCCAGAAGACGCCATTTCCTCAGGAGAGACGTCGATCCCATCGCAAGGCGACAATATGCCGGCTTTCCATGCCCGTCCCAAACAGGCGACCGGCCCGCTGCCGGTGGTCATTGTGGTACAGGAAATTTTCGGCGTACATGAGCATATCCGCGACATCTGCCGCCGCCTGGCGCTGGAGGGCTATCTGGCGATTGCGCCGGAGCTCTATTTCCGTCAGGGCAGCCCCGACGATTATGCCGATATCCCCTCGCTGTTCAGCGGGCTGGTGTCCAAAGTTCCCGATGCCCAGGTGCTGGCCGACCTCGACCATGTCGCCAGCTGGGCATCGCGCAACGGCGGCGACGCCCATCGCCTGCTGATTACCGGGTTCTGCTGGGGCGGGAGGATCGCCTGGCTGTATGCCGCGCATAATCCGCAGCTCAAGGCCGCCGTGGCCTGGTACGGTAAGCTGGTTGGCGATAAATCGCTAAATTCGCCGAAACACCCGGTGGACATCGCCGTTGAGCTGAATGCGCCGGTGCTGGGCCTGTACGGCGGTCAGGATCCCAGCATTTCGCTGGAGAGCGTGGACACCATGCGTCACGCGCTACGGGCGGCCAATGCCCACGCCGACATCATCGTCTACCCGGAGGCCGGGCACGCCTTTAACGCGGACTACCGCCCGAGCTATCATGAAGAGTCGGCGAAAGATGGCTGGCAGCGCATGCTGGAGTGGTTTGCGCGCTACGGCGCCAAAAAATAA